From Halodesulfovibrio aestuarii DSM 17919 = ATCC 29578, the proteins below share one genomic window:
- the glnH gene encoding glutamine ABC transporter substrate-binding protein GlnH, with protein MKRLIAILAALLVISLSSAAFAQKLIVAHDTNFKPFEFKQNGEFVGFDIDMWKEVAKRMNLDYEFQPMDFNGIIPGLQAGSIDAAVAGITIKPSRAEVVDFSDGYYDSGLVILVRSDNNDIKTIDDLKDKIVATKLATSSVDLAQQYVPKKNIKLFPNNDNMFMELMTGGADAVIFDMPVVKDFEAKAGQGMVKVVGPIYQGQAYGIAFPKGSKLVSGVNKALKDIKADGTYNELFIKWFGYAPAK; from the coding sequence ATGAAACGTCTTATTGCCATCTTGGCAGCTTTGCTCGTTATTTCTTTGTCTTCTGCAGCATTTGCTCAGAAACTGATTGTTGCACATGACACCAACTTTAAGCCTTTTGAGTTCAAACAGAATGGTGAATTCGTCGGCTTTGATATCGACATGTGGAAAGAAGTTGCTAAGCGTATGAACCTTGATTACGAATTTCAGCCAATGGATTTTAACGGCATTATTCCCGGTCTTCAGGCTGGTTCTATAGATGCTGCTGTTGCAGGCATTACCATTAAGCCTTCCCGTGCTGAAGTTGTTGATTTCTCTGACGGCTACTACGATTCCGGTCTCGTTATCCTCGTTCGCTCCGATAACAATGACATCAAAACCATTGATGATTTGAAAGACAAAATTGTTGCCACCAAGCTTGCTACTTCTTCTGTTGACCTTGCTCAGCAGTACGTACCTAAGAAAAATATCAAACTTTTCCCTAACAACGACAACATGTTCATGGAACTGATGACCGGCGGTGCTGATGCAGTTATCTTTGACATGCCAGTTGTTAAAGACTTTGAAGCAAAAGCTGGTCAGGGTATGGTTAAAGTTGTTGGTCCTATCTATCAGGGGCAGGCATATGGTATTGCATTCCCTAAAGGTTCCAAGCTTGTTTCCGGCGTTAACAAAGCGCTCAAAGACATTAAAGCAGATGGAACTTACAACGAACTGTTCATCAAATGGTTCGGTTATGCACCTGCTAAATAG
- the ald gene encoding alanine dehydrogenase: MIIGVPKEIKTLENRVALTPGGAATLVRQGHTVLVETNAGNGSGLYDEEYIAAGAKMVSAEEAWGAEMVIKVKEPVASEYKFLRDGLLLFTYLHLAAERDLTNALLEGGTTSVAYETVQLANGALPLLMPMSEVAGRMATQEGANFLKKTNGGLGVLLGGTPGVAPAHVTVVGGGVVGTNAAKMAIGLGADVTILDVSHQRLQYLDDVFGNRIRTITSTEPNIREWVAKADLVVGAVLIPGAKAPSLVTEDMVKTMKEGSVIVDVAIDQGGCCETIKPTTHDNPVFTLHGVVHYGVTNMPGAVPRTSTFALSNQTLPYAIQLANKGLDALRADRALALGLNTYKGKLTCPAVGAAFGLDSLAPEDVL, encoded by the coding sequence ATGATTATTGGTGTACCTAAAGAGATTAAAACTCTGGAAAATCGAGTAGCTCTTACTCCAGGCGGCGCAGCAACACTTGTTCGTCAAGGCCATACCGTGCTTGTGGAAACTAACGCAGGTAACGGAAGCGGATTATATGATGAAGAATACATCGCTGCCGGTGCAAAAATGGTTTCAGCTGAAGAGGCTTGGGGCGCTGAAATGGTTATCAAGGTTAAAGAACCTGTCGCATCTGAGTACAAATTCCTTCGCGATGGTTTACTCCTTTTCACATATCTCCATCTTGCAGCGGAACGTGATTTAACAAATGCCCTGTTAGAGGGTGGCACCACTTCCGTAGCATATGAAACTGTGCAGCTTGCAAATGGCGCTCTTCCACTTCTTATGCCTATGTCTGAAGTTGCAGGACGTATGGCAACACAGGAAGGTGCAAACTTCCTTAAAAAAACAAACGGTGGACTTGGTGTTCTGCTCGGCGGCACCCCTGGTGTTGCACCAGCACACGTTACCGTAGTCGGTGGTGGTGTTGTTGGTACAAACGCTGCTAAAATGGCTATTGGCCTTGGTGCAGATGTTACTATCCTTGATGTCAGCCACCAGCGCTTACAGTACCTTGATGACGTGTTCGGAAACCGTATCCGCACCATCACATCTACCGAACCAAACATCCGTGAATGGGTTGCGAAAGCAGACTTAGTTGTTGGTGCCGTTCTTATTCCGGGTGCAAAAGCTCCTAGTCTGGTAACAGAAGACATGGTTAAAACTATGAAAGAAGGCTCTGTTATCGTGGACGTAGCTATCGACCAAGGCGGTTGTTGCGAAACGATTAAGCCAACCACCCACGACAATCCTGTATTTACTTTGCACGGCGTTGTTCATTACGGTGTTACAAACATGCCGGGCGCTGTACCTCGTACTTCAACATTTGCTCTTAGCAACCAGACTCTGCCATACGCAATCCAGCTTGCTAATAAAGGCCTTGATGCCCTGCGTGCAGACCGTGCACTGGCTCTGGGACTTAATACCTACAAAGGTAAACTTACTTGTCCAGCAGTTGGCGCAGCTTTTGGTCTCGACTCTCTTGCTCCTGAAGACGTACTGTAA
- a CDS encoding M48 family metallopeptidase, translating into MTFLTILILFFIIGTWGLETWVNRLNLNYLGQPVPSAFKHAVDTHKYAKIQAYTRRNEKLSFFSSIVSVVAIVLCIIFGIFNIFNEWAAALFSGQIMQGLAFLGIVSLASMLLSFPFSIYKTFCIEEEYGFNRTTPKLFIADRFKGIFLAIIIGGPLAAGVIWFFQTFPTFGWVIAWGFATAFIFAVQYVAPIWIMPLFNKFTPLEDGELRQAIEKFAQKNGFNISGIYIIDGSKRSNKANAFFTGFGKQKRIALFDTLVNSMSTEEIVAVLAHEIGHSKLNHIKRMFLTSIVTTAITFFCLSLVLRYQPLYTAFHVEHMTVAVGIVLFSFLYTPLSLIMTIFTSYLSRKYEFEADSFAAKTTGNSSALCSALIKLSVNSLSNLTPHPAYVFLHYSHPPVVARIEALKNISL; encoded by the coding sequence ATGACCTTTTTGACCATCCTTATTCTTTTTTTCATCATCGGCACCTGGGGACTTGAAACATGGGTGAACAGACTGAACCTCAACTATCTCGGTCAACCCGTTCCTTCTGCATTTAAACACGCAGTGGACACTCACAAGTATGCAAAAATTCAGGCATACACACGAAGAAATGAAAAACTGTCTTTTTTTTCAAGTATTGTCAGTGTGGTCGCAATAGTACTCTGCATCATATTTGGTATTTTCAATATATTTAATGAATGGGCCGCAGCACTTTTCAGCGGACAAATCATGCAGGGGTTAGCATTTCTCGGCATCGTTTCTCTGGCTTCCATGCTTCTCTCGTTCCCGTTCTCTATCTATAAAACATTTTGCATTGAAGAAGAGTACGGATTTAACCGCACGACCCCTAAACTATTTATTGCTGACCGCTTCAAAGGCATTTTTCTAGCGATTATCATCGGGGGCCCGCTTGCCGCAGGTGTTATCTGGTTCTTTCAAACATTCCCAACATTCGGCTGGGTTATCGCGTGGGGATTTGCCACCGCGTTTATATTTGCAGTGCAGTATGTTGCGCCAATTTGGATTATGCCGCTTTTCAATAAATTTACTCCGCTTGAAGACGGCGAGCTACGGCAGGCTATTGAAAAATTCGCACAAAAAAACGGATTCAATATTTCTGGCATCTATATAATAGATGGTTCCAAACGTTCCAACAAAGCAAATGCCTTTTTCACAGGATTTGGCAAACAGAAACGTATTGCGCTGTTCGATACTCTTGTAAACTCCATGAGCACAGAAGAAATTGTAGCCGTCCTTGCCCATGAAATCGGACACAGCAAACTAAATCACATCAAACGAATGTTCCTCACAAGCATTGTCACAACTGCTATTACCTTCTTCTGCTTATCATTAGTGCTACGCTACCAGCCGCTCTACACGGCGTTTCATGTGGAACACATGACTGTTGCTGTTGGAATTGTGCTTTTCAGTTTTCTCTACACGCCGCTATCTCTTATTATGACTATTTTTACATCGTATCTGTCCCGTAAATATGAGTTTGAAGCAGATTCTTTTGCAGCCAAAACAACCGGAAATTCTTCAGCGCTATGCAGTGCGTTAATTAAACTATCGGTCAACAGCCTTTCAAACCTGACACCACACCCTGCATATGTTTTTTTACATTACTCACATCCGCCGGTTGTTGCGCGCATTGAAGCTCTGAAAAATATTTCGTTGTAA
- a CDS encoding YccF domain-containing protein: MLKIIMNILWLFLGGLGMALGWFIAGVIMIISIIGIPWARSCFVLAMFTLWPFGKAVVNRMDVTGRHDIGTGFLGLLGNIIWFIFAGLWLAIGHLFFALANFITIIGIPFGFQHLKLAVICLAPVGKSVVDDPNSLLNR; this comes from the coding sequence ATGCTAAAAATTATTATGAATATCCTCTGGTTATTTCTTGGAGGACTTGGAATGGCTTTGGGATGGTTTATCGCCGGCGTTATTATGATTATTTCAATTATCGGTATTCCATGGGCACGTTCTTGTTTTGTACTTGCGATGTTTACTCTGTGGCCATTCGGCAAAGCAGTTGTGAACAGGATGGATGTTACAGGTCGGCATGATATTGGAACTGGCTTTCTTGGGCTGTTGGGCAATATCATCTGGTTTATTTTTGCGGGCCTTTGGCTTGCTATTGGGCACCTGTTTTTTGCATTGGCCAACTTTATTACCATTATTGGCATTCCATTCGGCTTCCAGCATTTAAAACTTGCAGTAATTTGCCTTGCCCCTGTTGGAAAGAGTGTGGTTGATGATCCGAATTCCTTGCTTAATCGTTAA
- the gdhA gene encoding NADP-specific glutamate dehydrogenase, which yields MDILDLIKSRDPNEREFHQAVTEVVESIKPVLDRNPHYRSANILERIVEPERVIMFRVPWVDDDNNIRVNRGFRIEMNSAIGPYKGGLRFHPSVNLGILKFLAFEQVFKNALTSLPMGGGKGGSDFDPKGKSNMEIMRFCQSFMTELSRHIGPNTDVPAGDIGVGAREIGFMFGQYKRLRNEFTGVLTGKGLDWGGSLVRPEATGYGAVYFAAEMLAVDGRTLKDTRSLVSGSGNVAQYAMEKLIELGSIPVTFSDSSGYIYDEKGVDQEKLAFIKELKNVRFGRVSEYAEEYPEAVYVPVDPTADCNPLWNHKADCAFPCATQNEINPKDAANLVANGVNVVSEGANMPTMPEGVDLFIQEKIMYAPGKAANAGGVSVSGLEMSQNSMRISWSREEVDNRLHMIMKNIHKRCLDTAQYYGTPRNYVNGANISGFTKVADAMMDLGVV from the coding sequence ATGGATATTCTCGACCTTATTAAAAGCAGAGACCCTAATGAACGTGAATTTCATCAGGCGGTTACTGAAGTTGTAGAATCTATCAAGCCAGTCCTTGATCGCAACCCTCATTACCGCAGTGCGAATATTCTTGAACGTATTGTTGAGCCTGAACGCGTCATTATGTTTCGAGTTCCATGGGTTGATGACGATAACAACATTCGCGTTAACCGCGGGTTTCGTATTGAAATGAACAGTGCTATCGGCCCTTACAAGGGAGGCTTGCGTTTCCACCCTTCGGTAAACCTTGGTATTCTTAAATTTCTCGCATTTGAACAAGTTTTTAAAAACGCACTCACCAGCCTTCCGATGGGTGGCGGCAAAGGTGGTTCCGACTTTGATCCTAAGGGTAAAAGCAACATGGAAATAATGCGCTTTTGCCAGAGCTTCATGACCGAGCTGTCCCGCCACATAGGCCCTAATACCGACGTTCCAGCAGGAGATATCGGCGTAGGCGCTCGTGAAATCGGCTTCATGTTCGGTCAGTACAAGCGACTTCGTAACGAGTTTACCGGCGTGTTGACAGGTAAAGGATTAGACTGGGGTGGCAGTCTTGTCCGTCCGGAAGCAACAGGGTACGGCGCAGTCTACTTCGCAGCTGAAATGCTAGCTGTTGATGGCCGAACTCTTAAAGACACCCGCAGTCTCGTATCCGGTTCCGGTAACGTTGCACAGTACGCAATGGAAAAACTCATTGAACTGGGTAGCATTCCAGTTACGTTCTCTGACTCCTCAGGCTACATTTATGATGAAAAAGGTGTCGATCAGGAAAAACTTGCGTTCATTAAAGAGCTCAAAAACGTACGCTTCGGACGTGTTAGCGAATACGCGGAAGAGTATCCTGAGGCAGTATACGTGCCTGTTGACCCAACCGCTGACTGCAACCCGCTGTGGAATCACAAAGCGGACTGTGCATTCCCTTGTGCTACTCAGAACGAAATTAACCCGAAAGACGCTGCTAATCTTGTAGCCAACGGCGTTAATGTTGTCTCTGAAGGTGCAAACATGCCTACAATGCCTGAAGGGGTCGACCTCTTCATTCAAGAAAAGATAATGTACGCTCCGGGCAAAGCTGCGAACGCAGGAGGCGTATCTGTTTCAGGACTTGAAATGTCCCAAAACTCCATGCGTATCAGCTGGAGCCGGGAAGAAGTTGATAATCGTCTGCACATGATTATGAAAAACATCCACAAACGTTGTCTGGATACCGCACAATATTACGGCACTCCGCGTAACTACGTGAATGGCGCAAACATTTCCGGTTTTACCAAAGTTGCTGATGCGATGATGGATCTGGGAGTAGTGTAA
- a CDS encoding PEP/pyruvate-binding domain-containing protein, protein MALSDFCHRITAENKFTVYHDLMREKVKHILLVSSPYDAWVMEEDCDLSERLANEYRGLNLSSPPRLTWLSSPEDIPAALQARAAEMVILMSGLAEPELINLKQRIDSFVPHLPVVVLTHREIKESARLKRKDLDHCFLWTGDAELLLAIVKLTEDKMNIAHDTQEAGIRNIILVEDSPSYISSFLPILYRALVQQAQAVIQEGLNQEHRLLVMRARPKILVAETFEGAMEYFRQYEQYVLGVISDVRYPHNGVLDPSAGVTLLSLIKKERKDIPLLLASSESVNKWYAKEIPCEFIDKNSPLLLAELHKFVSEHLGFGDFIFRNKDGIEIDRAHTMFQLQQKLDQIPADVFLEHCLNNDFSRWFFARTETELACVMRPLTAEDFENSVETMRTFVIQQIRNRLQQRQKGVVVTFKENNFDPQTDFLKIGEGSIGGKARSLAFMFRLIEQSSWLNKKYPNINIITPKVLSIATEGFDSFLRLNDLGYLADEDFKDEEVIAICLKAKLPEWLTRKLRIFLDKIKTPLAVRSSSLLEDAQYQAYAGLYSTVMLTNTHPDIEVRYAELATAVKKVYASTFFQSPKSFSRRVKLRTDEEKMGVIIQEVIGRRFDDYFYPAISGVAQSKNFYPFGRMKTDDGIASIAMGLGKTVMDGGQAYRFCPKCPHVQPQFIDLQETLKNSQNTFYSLYMGDPNLAPKVEEQEGALVQRRVYNAEPNGPISFLASSYLPQEGIIRETASIPGSSKVLLFAQVLKHGLFPLPDLLNDVLSLAEEAMGGPVELEFCVNMDMDGSNAEFALLQLRPMSSLSGLSAVTITKQERAAAFCYSKHALGNSESNDIYDIIFIHPDDFDVAKTLEIKQEILECNKQMLREERKYLLVGPGRWGTSDRWLGVPVIWNDISGVSAIVEAYTEHLRVEPSQGSHFFHCITTLGINYVMITNSNDEFIHWEWLTTIPVHYKGKFITHIRFESPITIKVDGRTAECTMLRPSSHTPTMPIV, encoded by the coding sequence ATGGCACTTTCTGATTTCTGTCACAGAATTACAGCTGAAAATAAATTTACCGTCTATCACGATCTCATGCGCGAAAAGGTAAAGCACATCCTTCTTGTATCTTCCCCGTATGATGCATGGGTTATGGAAGAAGACTGTGACCTTTCTGAACGCCTTGCAAATGAGTACCGCGGCTTAAACCTCAGCTCACCACCACGGCTTACATGGCTTTCATCACCGGAAGATATCCCCGCAGCCCTGCAAGCTCGTGCAGCAGAAATGGTTATTCTCATGTCCGGACTTGCAGAACCGGAACTTATTAACCTTAAACAACGTATTGATTCATTTGTTCCGCACCTGCCGGTGGTTGTACTCACCCATAGAGAAATTAAAGAAAGTGCACGTCTCAAACGTAAGGATTTAGATCACTGTTTCTTATGGACAGGTGACGCCGAGCTTCTTCTGGCTATTGTAAAGCTGACAGAAGACAAAATGAACATTGCGCATGACACGCAGGAAGCCGGTATCCGCAATATTATTCTTGTTGAAGATTCCCCAAGCTACATTTCATCATTTCTTCCTATCCTCTATCGAGCATTGGTTCAGCAGGCACAAGCTGTTATACAGGAAGGGCTTAATCAGGAGCACAGACTCCTCGTCATGCGCGCACGACCTAAAATACTTGTTGCTGAAACATTTGAAGGAGCAATGGAATATTTCCGTCAGTACGAACAATACGTACTGGGAGTTATTTCTGATGTACGGTATCCGCACAATGGTGTGCTTGACCCTTCAGCAGGGGTTACCCTGTTGTCTCTGATAAAAAAAGAACGCAAAGATATTCCACTTCTGCTGGCAAGCAGTGAATCAGTAAACAAATGGTATGCAAAGGAAATACCCTGTGAATTTATTGATAAAAATTCTCCGCTTTTGTTGGCAGAACTTCATAAGTTTGTCAGTGAGCATCTCGGTTTCGGTGATTTTATCTTCCGCAACAAAGATGGAATAGAAATAGACCGAGCACATACAATGTTTCAGCTTCAACAAAAGCTGGATCAAATACCGGCCGATGTCTTTCTTGAGCACTGCCTGAATAATGATTTTTCACGCTGGTTCTTTGCCCGCACAGAAACCGAACTTGCTTGCGTCATGCGCCCTCTTACAGCTGAAGACTTTGAAAACAGTGTAGAAACCATGCGCACCTTTGTTATCCAACAAATTCGCAACAGGCTTCAACAACGGCAAAAAGGCGTGGTTGTTACCTTTAAAGAAAATAACTTTGACCCGCAGACAGATTTTTTAAAAATTGGCGAAGGTTCCATAGGCGGTAAAGCCCGTAGTCTCGCCTTCATGTTTCGCCTTATCGAGCAAAGTAGCTGGCTGAATAAAAAATACCCGAACATAAACATTATCACGCCCAAAGTGTTAAGCATTGCCACGGAAGGCTTTGACAGCTTTTTGCGATTAAACGACCTTGGATATCTTGCGGATGAAGATTTTAAGGATGAAGAAGTCATAGCAATATGCCTTAAGGCAAAGCTCCCTGAATGGCTGACGCGAAAGTTACGAATCTTTTTAGATAAAATAAAAACACCGCTGGCAGTCCGTTCTTCCAGTCTACTCGAGGATGCACAATATCAGGCATATGCAGGTTTATATTCCACAGTAATGCTCACCAATACACACCCGGATATAGAAGTGCGTTACGCAGAATTAGCAACCGCTGTCAAAAAAGTATATGCATCTACTTTTTTCCAATCACCCAAATCCTTTTCGCGTCGCGTCAAATTACGTACAGATGAAGAAAAGATGGGGGTAATTATTCAAGAAGTTATCGGTAGGCGCTTTGATGACTACTTTTATCCAGCCATTTCCGGTGTCGCACAATCAAAAAACTTCTATCCATTCGGAAGAATGAAAACAGATGACGGCATTGCATCAATCGCCATGGGACTTGGAAAAACGGTTATGGACGGAGGACAAGCGTACCGTTTCTGTCCTAAGTGCCCCCATGTGCAACCACAATTCATAGATTTGCAGGAAACGCTCAAAAATTCGCAAAACACATTCTATAGTCTTTATATGGGAGATCCAAATCTTGCGCCAAAAGTAGAGGAACAGGAAGGTGCCCTTGTGCAGCGCAGGGTCTATAATGCAGAACCGAACGGACCAATCTCATTTCTTGCGAGCAGTTATTTGCCGCAGGAGGGAATAATTCGAGAAACTGCCTCTATTCCGGGTAGCTCAAAGGTTCTACTCTTTGCGCAGGTACTTAAACACGGCCTGTTTCCACTTCCAGACCTGCTTAACGATGTGCTCTCATTAGCTGAAGAAGCAATGGGCGGGCCAGTTGAACTGGAATTTTGTGTAAATATGGATATGGATGGTTCCAATGCAGAATTTGCATTGCTGCAATTGCGGCCAATGAGCTCACTCTCAGGATTATCCGCAGTCACCATTACCAAACAAGAACGCGCCGCGGCCTTCTGCTATTCAAAACATGCATTGGGTAATTCCGAAAGCAATGACATCTATGATATTATTTTTATCCATCCGGATGATTTTGATGTAGCAAAGACTCTCGAGATTAAGCAGGAAATACTGGAGTGTAACAAACAAATGCTGCGAGAAGAGCGCAAATATCTTCTCGTAGGCCCTGGTCGATGGGGGACATCCGACCGATGGCTCGGAGTGCCCGTCATTTGGAACGATATCTCCGGAGTTTCTGCCATTGTTGAAGCATACACAGAACATCTACGCGTTGAGCCTTCTCAAGGATCGCACTTCTTCCATTGCATCACCACACTAGGTATCAACTACGTTATGATAACGAACTCCAACGATGAATTTATTCATTGGGAATGGTTAACAACTATTCCTGTTCACTATAAAGGCAAGTTTATAACCCACATACGTTTTGAGTCTCCAATCACTATCAAGGTAGACGGACGTACCGCCGAATGTACAATGTTAAGACCAAGTTCCCATACCCCGACCATGCCCATCGTATAA
- a CDS encoding YqaA family protein: MTDFFSPELGYTALFFLSFLAATILPLGSEWLLIAMVAGSYEPASSVLVATAGNTLGACTTYAIGIWGGAYIIHHILRMDEAAQAKAQRFYSRWGSWSLLLSWVPVIGDPLCLVGGIARVRFPLFLLLVLIGKFARYALLAWITLQAT; the protein is encoded by the coding sequence ATGACAGATTTTTTTTCTCCTGAGCTAGGGTACACCGCACTATTTTTTCTCAGCTTTCTTGCTGCAACAATACTTCCGCTCGGATCAGAGTGGTTGCTTATTGCCATGGTTGCAGGCTCATATGAGCCTGCATCATCCGTACTTGTCGCAACAGCCGGTAACACACTGGGCGCATGTACTACCTACGCCATCGGAATCTGGGGCGGAGCCTACATTATCCACCACATCCTGCGCATGGATGAAGCTGCACAAGCAAAAGCACAGCGCTTCTACTCCCGATGGGGATCATGGTCACTGCTTCTTTCATGGGTGCCTGTGATCGGCGACCCGTTGTGCCTTGTCGGCGGCATCGCGCGTGTGCGATTTCCCCTTTTTCTTCTGCTTGTTCTCATCGGTAAATTTGCCCGCTATGCCCTTCTTGCCTGGATCACCCTGCAGGCAACGTAG
- a CDS encoding universal stress protein: MRTIKNILVAVDLMEDSSFVASYAKLFAEKLGADVLVVYATPPLSQYFGLYLPQDTIAKFHEDTEKGAIRELKEFVEKHFTGINVKQRLANGHPQDVILGVAKEENCDLIIMGTHSRKGVDRIMFGSVANHVVKRADIPVMTVRPDM; encoded by the coding sequence ATGCGGACAATCAAAAATATCCTTGTAGCAGTTGATCTTATGGAAGACAGTTCATTTGTTGCATCATATGCAAAACTATTTGCTGAAAAATTAGGTGCTGACGTTTTGGTGGTCTACGCTACTCCCCCATTAAGTCAGTACTTTGGGTTATACCTGCCGCAAGACACCATCGCGAAATTCCATGAAGACACAGAAAAAGGCGCAATTCGTGAACTAAAAGAGTTTGTAGAAAAGCACTTTACAGGCATTAATGTAAAACAACGGCTCGCAAACGGTCACCCTCAGGATGTTATCCTTGGTGTTGCAAAAGAAGAAAACTGCGATTTGATTATTATGGGCACCCACAGCCGGAAGGGTGTGGATCGAATTATGTTTGGTTCGGTTGCTAACCACGTTGTAAAACGGGCTGATATACCTGTTATGACTGTAAGACCAGACATGTAG
- a CDS encoding universal stress protein, giving the protein MRTIKNILVPVDIMEDNAFFVEYAKLMAEQFNAKITLLYARPLLDRFYDVYLTDEIIEQIKEDSKQRALQELEKIAKEQLDGIDVFIKLRRGQPQDLILEMTESTEFDMVVMGKHCRRGVERVLFGSVANRVIKQSSAPVLIIHPDECKIG; this is encoded by the coding sequence ATGCGTACTATCAAAAACATCCTCGTTCCTGTTGACATCATGGAAGACAATGCATTTTTCGTCGAGTATGCAAAACTGATGGCTGAGCAATTTAATGCGAAAATTACTCTACTATATGCCCGTCCACTTTTGGATCGCTTCTACGACGTGTATCTTACAGATGAAATTATTGAACAAATAAAAGAAGACTCTAAACAGCGCGCCCTCCAAGAGCTTGAAAAAATTGCCAAAGAACAACTTGATGGTATCGATGTATTCATCAAACTACGCCGTGGTCAGCCACAGGATCTAATTCTTGAAATGACCGAAAGTACTGAATTTGATATGGTAGTTATGGGAAAACATTGCCGCAGAGGCGTAGAACGTGTGCTTTTCGGATCAGTTGCAAACCGGGTAATAAAACAGTCCAGCGCTCCTGTCCTGATTATCCATCCAGATGAATGCAAGATTGGCTGA
- a CDS encoding cytochrome ubiquinol oxidase subunit I encodes MDVVMLSRIQFAVTVFFHFIFVPLTLGLSVLLAIMETMYVRTGNEMYKRMVKFWGKLFIINFTLGVVTGITLEFQFGTNWSRYSEYVGDIFGSLLAIEASTSFFLESTFIAVWFFGWKKVSKNVHCMCIWLVALASNMSAFWIIMANAFMQNPVGYKMVEGKPQLNDFFAVITNPYGIGEFAHTVSSSWMVGGIFVLGISAWHLLRKNEMELFKSSFKIASIFFLIFSITTAIAGHHQGQVAAKYQPAKLAAMESHWETGTNVPMYLLTWPNAENTGNAIQALPLPGALSILAYNNPQAKVIGLNDIPKEDRPPVLPTFITFRLMVGLGSFFPLLGIALFAWRKKIEEKSFVLKVLPWLIPLPYIAIMLGWTVTEVGRQPWIVYNMLRTSAAASPIEASMVVWSIVAFTLIYTFLGLLDIYLLRKYAMKGPK; translated from the coding sequence ATGGACGTAGTAATGCTGTCCAGAATTCAGTTTGCAGTAACTGTGTTCTTCCATTTTATTTTCGTACCATTAACGCTTGGACTGTCTGTACTGCTTGCCATCATGGAAACCATGTATGTGCGTACTGGCAACGAAATGTACAAGCGTATGGTAAAATTCTGGGGTAAATTATTTATTATCAACTTCACCCTCGGTGTTGTTACCGGCATCACTCTTGAGTTCCAGTTTGGTACTAACTGGTCCCGTTACTCTGAGTATGTAGGTGATATTTTTGGTTCTTTACTTGCTATCGAAGCAAGTACGTCTTTCTTCCTTGAATCTACTTTTATTGCGGTATGGTTCTTCGGTTGGAAAAAAGTCTCCAAAAACGTCCACTGTATGTGTATTTGGCTTGTAGCACTTGCTTCCAACATGTCTGCCTTCTGGATCATCATGGCAAACGCGTTCATGCAAAACCCTGTCGGCTACAAAATGGTTGAAGGCAAGCCACAGCTTAACGACTTTTTTGCAGTTATTACAAACCCGTACGGCATTGGCGAATTCGCCCATACAGTATCCTCTTCATGGATGGTTGGTGGTATTTTCGTACTTGGCATTTCCGCATGGCACCTATTACGCAAAAACGAAATGGAACTGTTTAAAAGTTCCTTTAAAATTGCTTCCATTTTCTTCCTTATTTTCTCAATAACTACCGCGATAGCAGGTCACCATCAGGGACAGGTTGCAGCTAAATATCAGCCTGCAAAATTGGCAGCTATGGAATCCCACTGGGAAACAGGCACCAATGTACCTATGTACCTGCTGACATGGCCTAATGCTGAAAATACCGGCAATGCCATTCAGGCTCTGCCTTTGCCTGGTGCGTTGTCGATCCTCGCATACAACAACCCACAGGCAAAAGTTATCGGCCTGAATGATATTCCAAAAGAAGACCGCCCTCCAGTGCTGCCGACCTTCATTACCTTCCGGCTTATGGTTGGCTTAGGCTCCTTCTTCCCACTTCTTGGTATTGCCCTGTTCGCTTGGCGTAAAAAGATTGAAGAAAAAAGTTTTGTTCTTAAAGTACTTCCTTGGCTTATTCCGCTTCCATACATTGCCATTATGTTAGGTTGGACAGTAACAGAAGTTGGTCGCCAGCCATGGATTGTCTACAACATGCTCCGAACCTCAGCCGCGGCTTCTCCAATTGAAGCCTCCATGGTTGTCTGGTCTATTGTCGCCTTTACCCTGATTTACACCTTCCTTGGCCTGCTGGATATCTACCTGCTGAGGAAGTACGCAATGAAAGGCCCTAAATAG